The following are encoded together in the Nitrospiria bacterium genome:
- a CDS encoding DUF3240 family protein, translating into MKHLTLIIHSNVQQDLADQLRTLEQVTGFTFSHVEGHGAQVESDPFLSARDKVVGYTPRVRVDILLEDADVDSVLDTLRNKTYGVEGHGIYWVTAVEQNGRL; encoded by the coding sequence ATGAAACATCTGACACTCATTATTCACTCCAATGTGCAGCAGGATTTAGCCGATCAGCTGCGTACTCTGGAACAGGTAACAGGCTTTACCTTTAGCCATGTGGAAGGACACGGCGCCCAGGTCGAGAGTGATCCCTTTCTGTCCGCCCGGGATAAAGTCGTCGGCTACACCCCTCGGGTGCGGGTGGATATTTTACTTGAAGATGCCGATGTGGATTCGGTACTCGACACGCTACGCAACAAAACGTACGGCGTTGAAGGGCATGGCATCTACTGGGTTACCGCTGTAGAACAAAACGGACGCTTGTAA